The Bacteroidales bacterium genome has a segment encoding these proteins:
- the hisA gene encoding 1-(5-phosphoribosyl)-5-[(5-phosphoribosylamino)methylideneamino]imidazole-4-carboxamide isomerase, with protein sequence MIELVPAIDIIDGKCVRLSQGDYQQKTVYSAQPEEMAKIFEGSGVRRLHVVDLDGAKSKHIVNYKVLERIATQTSLIIDFGGGLKSDDDLRIAFESGASMVTGGSIAVKEPETFLSWIKRYGADKIILGADAKDKKIAVSGWQENSDLELIEFVRNYLNLGVKKCITTDISKDGMLKGPSIELYKEMLEKLPELYIIASGGVSSMADIEALDEASIPAVIFGKAFYEGRITIKDIENYIIANK encoded by the coding sequence ATGATTGAACTTGTTCCTGCCATAGATATTATTGATGGCAAATGTGTAAGGCTTTCGCAAGGCGATTACCAACAAAAAACTGTCTATTCGGCTCAACCCGAAGAGATGGCAAAGATTTTTGAGGGTAGTGGTGTTAGACGTCTGCACGTTGTTGATTTAGATGGAGCAAAGAGCAAACATATTGTTAATTATAAAGTGCTTGAACGCATTGCAACTCAAACCTCACTAATTATTGACTTTGGTGGTGGTTTAAAGAGCGACGATGATTTAAGAATTGCTTTTGAGAGTGGGGCTTCGATGGTTACTGGTGGCAGCATTGCAGTTAAAGAGCCAGAGACTTTTTTATCGTGGATTAAGAGATATGGTGCCGACAAAATTATTTTGGGTGCCGATGCAAAAGATAAAAAAATTGCCGTAAGTGGTTGGCAAGAGAACTCTGATTTGGAATTAATTGAGTTTGTACGCAACTACTTGAATTTAGGTGTAAAAAAGTGCATCACCACCGATATTAGCAAAGATGGTATGCTCAAAGGTCCTTCAATAGAACTATATAAAGAGATGTTGGAGAAACTCCCAGAGTTATATATAATTGCAAGTGGAGGTGTATCTTCAATGGCAGATATTGAGGCTTTAGATGAGGCTTCAATACCTGCTGTTATTTTTGGAAAAGCCTTTTACGAAGGGCGTATTACTATTAAAGATATTGAAAATTATATAATTGCAAACAAATAA
- the hisH gene encoding imidazole glycerol phosphate synthase subunit HisH, which yields MKVVIIKYNAGNIYSVYCALKRVGVNAIITDDKEIIKSADKVIFPGVGEAASTMKYLKEHGLDVLIKGLKQPVLGICIGMQLMCRHSEEGNVDCLGIFDAEVKRFVPECHEHKVPHMGWNSLFEIDNSVFNCNINNEFVYFVHSYYVPLCSNTVGKCDYIQPFSAVLKKDNFYATQFHIEKSGSVGEDILRGFLNL from the coding sequence ATGAAAGTTGTAATAATTAAATATAACGCTGGAAATATCTACTCTGTATATTGTGCTCTTAAAAGAGTTGGTGTTAATGCAATTATTACAGACGACAAGGAGATTATTAAGAGTGCCGATAAGGTTATATTCCCGGGAGTGGGAGAGGCTGCTTCTACAATGAAGTACCTTAAAGAGCATGGATTGGATGTATTGATTAAAGGTCTTAAACAACCTGTATTGGGCATTTGCATTGGTATGCAGTTAATGTGTCGCCACTCTGAAGAGGGCAATGTTGATTGTTTAGGTATTTTTGATGCAGAGGTTAAGCGTTTTGTTCCTGAATGTCACGAGCATAAAGTTCCGCACATGGGTTGGAACAGTTTGTTTGAGATTGACAACTCGGTGTTTAACTGCAACATAAATAATGAATTTGTCTATTTTGTACACAGTTATTATGTACCATTATGCAGTAATACTGTTGGCAAATGCGATTACATTCAGCCTTTTAGTGCTGTTTTAAAGAAGGACAATTTTTATGCTACTCAATTTCACATTGAAAAGAGTGGTAGTGTAGGAGAGGATATTTTAAGAGGCTTTTTAAATTTATAG